Proteins encoded by one window of Vibrio panuliri:
- the frdC gene encoding fumarate reductase subunit FrdC produces MSNRKPYVREMKRTWWQSSPFYRFYMLREATVLPLILFTLFLTFGLGALVKGPEAWQGWLDFMANPIVVAINIVALAGSLLHAQTFFSMMPQVMPIRIKGKLLDKKLIVLGQWAAVAFISLVVLIIV; encoded by the coding sequence ATGAGTAACCGTAAACCTTATGTACGTGAGATGAAACGTACTTGGTGGCAAAGTAGCCCTTTCTACCGTTTCTACATGCTACGTGAAGCGACGGTACTGCCATTAATCTTGTTCACGCTGTTCCTAACCTTTGGTTTAGGTGCATTGGTGAAAGGGCCTGAAGCTTGGCAAGGTTGGCTAGACTTTATGGCTAACCCTATCGTCGTGGCGATCAACATCGTTGCGCTAGCTGGCAGTCTGCTGCATGCACAAACTTTCTTCAGCATGATGCCACAAGTGATGCCAATCCGTATCAAAGGCAAATTACTGGATAAAAAGCTGATTGTGCTTGGTCAATGGGCAGCAGTTGCATTTATTTCTCTTGTTGTGCTGATCATCGTTTAA
- the frdD gene encoding fumarate reductase subunit FrdD, whose protein sequence is MKPNYKVDRAPARSDEPIWWSLFGAGGTWFAMITPITVLVLGILAPLGIIDAEALSYERVAEFATSIIGALFIIGTLALPMWHAMHRLHHGMHDLKIHAGVVGKVACYAFAGLISALSVIFIFMI, encoded by the coding sequence ATGAAACCAAACTATAAAGTTGACCGCGCTCCAGCTCGTTCTGATGAGCCAATTTGGTGGAGTCTATTTGGTGCTGGTGGTACGTGGTTTGCGATGATCACCCCAATCACAGTATTGGTGCTCGGTATCCTTGCTCCACTTGGTATCATTGATGCTGAAGCACTAAGTTACGAACGTGTGGCAGAGTTCGCGACCAGTATTATTGGTGCTCTATTTATTATCGGCACACTGGCACTACCGATGTGGCATGCGATGCACCGCTTGCACCACGGTATGCACGATCTAAAAATCCACGCAGGTGTGGTAGGTAAAGTTGCGTGCTATGCGTTTGCTGGTCTTATTTCAGCACTATCAGTGATCTTTATCTTTATGATCTAA
- a CDS encoding BCCT family transporter translates to MSKGTLAAGLSCVSEGEYSSSSFTQTSKPSIRSQLELSNPVLWLSGTFLSIFVLLAIVDTELLTTMVNTGFHYATRWFGGYWQILLFANFVIGLFIALGQTGYVRLGGLAKPEMETSKWLSIVLCTLLAGGGVFWAAAEPIAHFVSAPPFYSSNDSSIGLRDAAINALSQSFLHWGFLAWAILGCLSSIVLMHLHYDRGLPLKPRTLLYPVFGQRAIYGWLGDTIDALSIIAVAAGTIGPIGFLGLQISYALNALFGLPDQFETQTLVVVLAMACYTLSALSGLSRGIQLVSRYNILLSLALVVFILFAGPTSFIVDGYIQGVGRMVDNFVPMALYRGDTGWLSWWTVFFWGWFIGYAPMMAIFIARISRGRTVRQLILAISIAAPLITCFWFSIVGGSGLAFELTNPGSIQAGFEGFNLPGALLAITQQLPFPMLISILFLILTTTFIVTTGDSMTYTISVVMTGNSQPNALIRAFWGLVMGTVAIVLISMGDGGISALQSFIVITAVPTSFIILPSLWNAPKIAQQMAREQGLLS, encoded by the coding sequence TCCCAGTTGGAGCTGTCTAATCCCGTGCTATGGTTAAGTGGCACTTTTCTCTCTATTTTTGTACTGCTTGCGATTGTGGATACAGAGCTTTTGACGACGATGGTCAATACGGGCTTTCATTATGCAACGCGGTGGTTTGGTGGCTACTGGCAAATCCTTCTGTTTGCCAATTTTGTGATTGGTTTGTTTATCGCACTTGGTCAAACTGGCTATGTACGTTTGGGCGGATTAGCGAAACCTGAGATGGAAACGTCGAAATGGTTATCGATAGTCCTTTGCACACTGCTCGCGGGAGGCGGTGTATTTTGGGCCGCAGCTGAGCCGATTGCCCATTTTGTCTCTGCTCCTCCATTTTATAGCAGCAACGATAGTTCGATTGGTTTACGCGACGCCGCCATCAATGCATTGTCACAGTCTTTTCTCCACTGGGGTTTCTTAGCGTGGGCGATTCTTGGCTGTCTATCATCAATAGTATTAATGCACTTGCATTATGACAGAGGGCTACCTCTTAAACCTCGTACGTTGCTTTACCCTGTATTTGGTCAACGAGCTATTTATGGCTGGCTTGGTGACACCATTGATGCGCTGAGTATTATTGCGGTCGCCGCGGGCACGATTGGACCGATAGGTTTTTTAGGTTTGCAGATCAGTTATGCACTAAATGCATTGTTTGGTTTGCCTGATCAATTTGAAACACAAACTTTAGTGGTTGTGTTAGCAATGGCTTGCTACACCTTATCGGCACTGAGTGGTCTGAGTCGAGGTATTCAACTGGTAAGTCGTTACAATATTCTGCTGTCATTGGCGTTGGTGGTGTTCATTCTTTTTGCCGGTCCAACGAGCTTTATTGTCGATGGTTATATCCAAGGGGTAGGGCGCATGGTCGACAACTTTGTACCAATGGCGTTGTATCGTGGCGATACTGGATGGCTGAGTTGGTGGACGGTATTTTTCTGGGGATGGTTTATCGGCTACGCTCCAATGATGGCGATCTTTATCGCTCGTATTTCTCGTGGTCGAACCGTTCGTCAGTTGATTCTGGCGATCAGCATTGCCGCGCCACTGATTACCTGTTTTTGGTTTAGCATTGTTGGTGGCAGTGGCTTAGCGTTTGAGTTGACGAACCCTGGCAGTATTCAAGCGGGGTTTGAAGGATTCAACTTACCAGGTGCGCTGTTGGCAATTACTCAGCAATTACCTTTCCCTATGCTGATCTCGATCTTGTTCTTGATATTAACCACGACATTTATTGTCACGACTGGTGACTCGATGACTTACACAATCAGTGTGGTGATGACAGGTAACAGCCAACCCAACGCACTGATACGTGCATTTTGGGGCTTGGTGATGGGAACCGTGGCGATCGTATTGATCTCGATGGGGGATGGTGGCATCTCGGCGTTGCAATCTTTTATCGTGATTACGGCTGTCCCGACCTCGTTTATTATTCTACCGTCATTGTGGAATGCGCCAAAGATTGCTCAGCAAATGGCGAGAGAACAAGGGCTGCTTTCGTAG